The Nomia melanderi isolate GNS246 chromosome 3, iyNomMela1, whole genome shotgun sequence genomic interval tcgcgtaaatagagtccgtcagtacaaaagaaaacaaagtatTGCAAAGAAAATCTGGTATAAGtatcagaaatacatatttatttcatatagcttaacaaaaatacaagaagacatttcagaaaacaaaagtaaattttaaatcGCGTATAAATAATACCGcgttaatagttttataatttaccgTGTAACAAGAGACCAGTGCAAAAAAGTATCGTGGAAATGGAGGGGCGGGTGTATAATGTTTGATACTGCTTTTTATATTCCTCTTACTGTATTCCTTGTTTCTTCCACCTacattatatttactttatactgTTTgtctaaaatttgatatatcgACATGTTCTATTTAACAAGGTGAAGAGTTGAGACTCGCGGTCACGGTGGACGATTATTTAGATAAATTGGTGGAATACTGCATTATGAAACTATACTGTATTGCCACGGTTAAGGAAACCAGGCAAACATGGGCTGACGAGGATGATTTCCAGGTCTTGAAACCCAGTATTACAGTTAAGGTAAAGCAATTAGTGTCCAAAAATAGTATCCATTTCAACTTTGCATAAACTTTTATCCATTAACTGTTAAGTGTATGATCTTCTTAAacagtaatgaaatatttaaaaaaaatagccAATTTATGTGTTAAactgtaacagaaaaataatgtttaaaatccgtgtttctttttcatttttttcacttGAATAAAAGCTATTGTTATTTTGGCTGATCTACAATAAGAATAAAACAGACAATTGTGTTTCTAAATGGCAGTGAGTCAGAATAAAGTAGTATTTCTAATCTtgtagttaaataatatttttactatacttCTTAAGTAATAACACAGTTAGctgtgaaattaaaataaattttattttaatgttggttcttattatatttaaacCCTGCTGCAATAATATTTTCGCAAAGTGGAAGAAGTGACATTGTTGAAGCTGGACATTAACGTAAAACAATGTTATTCGAGAAGTAATATCAATAgtataattgaatttgtaaattttcttAGAGAATAATCTACTGATATAATATTCCTTCtataaaataggaaaataatattgtttaacgtAAATGTACATCCATAAAAAACGACGAACTTGTAATACAAATTCAACGCAACGCGAAGgataaaggaaaaaaatattttttagattgaCGGCGATCCTACTGTAGGAAAACCATCAACGATCAGTCTCAGGTTCAAAAACCCGTTGAGGAGGGTGCTGACAGAGTGCAAATTTAACTATGCCGGACCGGGACTCTCGAAAAACAAAACATTGGTATTCCGAGACGTTGAACCGGAAGAGGACGTTTATGTAGAGCACCAATTGATCCCACAGAAATCTGGACCACAGAAGATCATCGCGACCTTTACCTCGAAGGAGCTCCTAGACATCACAGGATCAGCTGCTATTGATGTTCTCGACGAAGACGAATAAATGTATTCCATTGAATTTTACTGTTGCTCGTAATCatgaatttttaaccctttgcactcgagggcttcggagcagagccatttaaaatttgtcatcacaaactgtaaaattttgtcattaagtatattataacattcatatctacaatcgataaaaaacagtgaaatacatctatgacttttcttttcatgcgcgtatcatttatttatatgttaatatacttttcctattaaaattacttcgagttgTTGGTAATGTCAGTAAGAAAAAGattcgagtgtaaaggattaatatatgTTATATGTTCTCCTacacattttgaatttttttttcgtttttgttcgtttaaaaaagaattgtatCAAATTCCGAATTTAATGTGTACCATACCTGTGACTACTAGAGATACATTTGTAACACATGATGTATAGTAAATTTAAAGCTTTCATGACCTGGGCGATCAAAGTTGTTTGAGGTTTTTGGATAAGAGCTGTGTCCTAAGAAATTTATCCCAACATTTCAGCTACGAACAATTACAAAAACTACCTGATTACTAACCACTGTGACTTGAACATGAGTATTATACAGGGTGGACTACGAAACGTGATTaacttagattattctgctgctagcggttcgatcggaaattttATTAGCTAAAATAACACGGTTCAAGGAGAGCTTCAAGATGTTTGGATTAGGTTTGACTTGAATTTAAAATGGATTTTATTTAGATAGCagagatatttttcttttttcgaacTTGTTTAGCTTTGGGGTGAGTTAGGTCAGGGTTGGGTtcaggaaaaattcatttccgcCAAAAacgaatacaatttttatatttaagataTTATTAATAGTTGAATGTTGTATATGTGTTTAACATTTAGAGAGAGGTGGAGTAGTAgtagtaaattttattaatttttcaattattactatTCTATGCCACACGCTATTGTATTTAACGTAATTGTTTCTTTCgtgtatttttacatagttaatatttgttaataatataatatttataatatttattaagaataatcattttccacaatggttctatttttccaattatatttctgaaattttgaatttgcacAGAGATCCACTGTCTAGTGATAGGAatcagaataaaaaatattgaacacagACTTGAAATACATATAGACTATGCACATAATGTATTTTGCTGtctactgttctgaaataccgacaccgtAAAAAATGCCCAGATACATTAAAACTTTCATGACCGGTGACACCCAAGTGGTGCCATTGGCAAGCCGGTCGTTATTTGCCGGTGACACCAACGTGGTACCATTTGCATCCCGTTTATTATTTGCGGTGACCTCAACGTGGTGCTATTGGAAATTACACGTATTACACGTATTTACacgtatcatttaataaaaatcagctaagtttattatgttgtaatgaattttacatttgtacattttaatgaacaactttgcaaaaagttccggcgacagagaagaaaatttttgtgAACTGTGCGGACGTGAAAGTGTTATTGGACTCCACTTCAATTTATGGAAGCGCAAGGACTAACCAATACGACACCTAGGTCAACCAGCTCGAAATACGTCACTAACTTCATAGATCCAAGACTGCCAAtagcttttttattttcatttttacttagaaattacgtgtaataataaaaacagaagACAGTAGTCTACATTTGTACAGTAAATAAGTTTAATAGTAGTTATtagactttattattattataataatctttaaaatGATCAATGCATAGTGAAAAGAAAACTGCGCGAatgcaaatggttaaataactgaataaatCACTAGAATAAGTTAATAAGTTAAGTTACCAAATAAAGACTGGTTCATGAGACAGTAACTAGTAAGGCACCGACGGAAGAAAAAGTCTtacgtgaaaatataaaatacaaacctAGAAAAACTAGAACGCGTCGTTTGTGTTACTCCGTGATTCCTCAGTACTACGAGTCTTGTCGTTCTCCTACAAATCCAATGGTCAACTATTGAACTATACAAGCTTGCAACATGAAAAGTTTGTGCCTGGTAagttatgtttttatataaattttacagCTGTAATTTATGTAGTAaatctatttataaaaatacttgCGCTTGTGGATTAATAAAAACTGCATTGTCATGACGTTCTATTGaataaacaacaataaataaaactgaagtAGCTTCGCGCGTTGGGAGTTTGAAAAAATGGCAACATTGTGACGGATACGTTTCTATAATGGTTTACCATGTTTACTATTTGGTCGACTTCGATCATTTTGCTTGATGTAGTTTTCCTATTGACCGTTCTTTAGGCGTAGAGGGCAGAGCAGAACCTTTGATTTTTTAtacagtcggtaattcagagCACGTGGCACCGAGTACCATATACTTGCAGTATCTATCCTATACTTCGGACTGTAATGCATCTAATCCGATTTCTGCTTACAAGCccaaaattttctattatcggTAACGTCGAACGCGACACAAAAATGGTTAGGGGTTCCTAGGAACCCCGGTAGcgtgtgacaaaattttacattgcatgttaCGTCTATGACAGTTTATCGTATACCTCGTGTGTGCTGAagtaaacaaattgatttaatacGCTGTAGACGTTACATCTtggtaatgtaatttaataccTCTCGATAGTACTAGTTGAAGAaagttaatacaatttaattgatactatattatgttataataatgTATGTTGCATTTTTTTCGTATTTCGCAGTGCAAAACATATAACCTAAATAGTGATACAGTTGTTTAATGACATCAATGTAACTAttgcaataattacaattaattcatGTTTTCTAAATGTTAAACTCTGTCAAATGAGGGTGAGTAGTAGGAAGTTGTatattgaaacaataaaaacttaGTCACAAGTTCATGTTTGAgaacaaatataaaaacaacTTTGCTATGAAAATGCATGCAATTCGTGACATATTTGTATTGTTTCAAATAGTGAATTCATTTTGAGTAGCTACTCATAAActaatgtttttataaattctGTACATAGAAAGAAGGGCAAAATTGAGCTGGAAATAACAATGGCGGATGTTGTACTGAAGTatttgaaaatacaaaacagACCTTATAGTATTAATGATATAGTGTCTAATCTACACAATGAATATGGTAAAACGGCAGTTCAAAAAATTGTAGATAAACTGAAGGCTGaaggatatatatttgaaaaagtaagataattattgtcaaatatctagtactatatgataaataatataatcaaaaacaaaattgtttaatgCGAATAAGTTGAAGTTGTGAAATAAACTGTTCACACATGAGattctgaaattataaatttgatttcaaatatttgagatTAAATGTATGTTCatcaataattgtttctatcTTGTTAACACATTTGCAGTTATTACATagatataatgattaattattgttaatgaaatataaacatgtCTTTTTAATGGCTATAATTAATCGACGGTCATAAAcatgttattttaaaatgaattttgtaattaatatgcTCTTTTTAATCATAGCAGCATGTGATAACTAAATTTAATCTTTTCAagtgatttttaattatataggaATAATTAGCTGcaaaagtgttaatatttgtaaataatgaaagtacgattctaaaataatataataatatcgatAGAAAATAAGTGctccaattaattattttaaaaatgaattatataaaaaaatgctattttatattttcaacatatatttacatatgttattacaaaacattttatagatataaagtaatataaatatgtaaattttgcATCAGGTCTATGGAAAACAAAAGATTTATTGTGCAGTTCAGGATTCAAATTTAGATGTAGAGGAATTAATGAGGATAGATAAAGAATTACAGGCACATGCCAATGAAGTTGAGAGCAAATATCAGGAATTGGAAAAAGAGATTAAAGTACAGGAAGCTTTATTAATGTCCATTAAATCTAGTATCACAATTGAAGAAGCAAAAGAACAAAAGGAGGTGCTCAAAGAAAGTATTAAGATATTAACAAATAAGTTAGATGCATTGATGGAAGCAAGTGGTACCGAAGATTTGACTGAATCGAAAAGAAAAGCAGAGAAAGCACTGAATGAATATTCTCGCGAATATGGAAAACGAAAACGTTTATGTACTGAAATCATAGATTGTATATTGGAAAATTATCCTCATagtaaaactgaattatatgagGAGATAGGTATAGAagcaaaaattgtttaataatagtatttttctGTCTGTATTTCATCGTTTgagtgccaagcggcgcgatcgcgcttttccgttacactgcctaaaagtgccagtcTATCGGTTCATAGAATCAGATGaaacttctttatttcttctccttctaattatccatttttatatttattattattcacttaGAACTGAAAGAACGTAACGATCGGTCTATTTTAAATTTGTgtctgtaaaaatagaaaagcgtaattcagtttctaaattggAACGAAAGAAGCGCAATCGCGCTGCTTGGTAGTTTTTgaccgggtttttgcaaaaacccgtgGCACTCAAGTGGTTAATGTAATGTTatcttattcattatatttatatacaaatttatatttttatacttaaagTAAGTAGTTGTGTAAGTTAACTATTAATATTCTGTTcgtatattcaaatatttttaaataaataacattcataaattatacaattttataagttaacaaacataaatttattttatcttcgcTGTATACCTTTTTCATGTTTAACTTCCGTTCCTTCCAATACACATTGTCCATCAAGACATATCTATTAAAGGAAGAGTAGAGcagtaaagtatattttaagcTTTGAACTATTCAAATTATATTGacgtataaaattattgaatgggatttataaatatcataaacTTACGAGATTTGTACCACAAGAAGAACcttctgctgctgctgcaaCCGCTGCACATACACCATTGCTGTCGGGAACTTCGCATTCTAATCGATAGCAGACTTCAGACTCGTTTTCCTAGAAAGTTCTAGAATATTAGCATATAATTTATCAGTGTAGTTCTTAATACTTACTTTACATGCTATGCCACCGTAGACTTTTTTACACTGACTGTCAAGAGACATAAGTTTTCCAGGCATGAGACGTCTTATTGCTGTAGCTTTCGGTGGCTCGTCATAAAGGCATTTTGCTGTATCTTCGCTAAAATAGTTGcagaacatttttataaatactttttttaaatttttccatCTTTGAGGAGCTAAAGAATCAAGAGCTCAACAATAGTTTTTGACATTCATTCCTTTTAATTTGCAATTGACCTTTATCAAATTCTTTAGCAAGTTGAACGAATAAGGATTCTAAGGAACAGAAAAAGATGTACAAagaaattgcaaaatataatttttatttatattttattgtgttttatttggaatatcTCACTTACAAACATTATCAACGAATAACTAAATTATTTCCGCTCGTAATAATGAAAGCGATATATTGAAaacgtattttttaaaatcatttggcGTTGTAAGAAGTCAATTTTAAGcagattttaatgattttcatacaatattttactatttaaaattactttgaTGCTAAAGTATTGTAAATTgatgaattcattttttttcattatatttttttcatgagAAAGAAATGACAAAGAGAAATTTTTACAGTTCTACATTATCCTTacaataatattgaacattttattatgattatattttacttgattatttattatttaacaagtAATATAAGAATCTTACCTGAGGAATTTCTGGAGTGCCCTTATACTGCAAATAGACCACTTGAATTGATTTTCGCTTAACTGGAGTGTACCTGTCATCATGTAACCATCACTTGCAGGACACTTTTTAGTATCGTTTGTAGTGCCGTCATGGTGAGCCCCTAATCTGGAAATATATGtttgaaattactttcattttagaaatatttctgtcTCGATTTGTTTAAACgattaaactttatttttggGCACCATTTTTAAAAACTTCTTTTATATACATCGATAATACTCGACGAATAAAGACTAAATTTTAAGCTTCAGGTTTAGGAATTCATTGGTTTAGAAGTTGTGttgtgtttaattaattaataactgttgCGTTTCTTTCAAATTGTACGTAGTAACATGCAAATAAtatgccaaggggttaaccccttgctgtacgaTGATGAGTGAAACTctcgatgaagatttctagacggatcgaagcaaacaactattttgctattatcaatgtattaacttcaaatgaaattttcacttgaagcagaatggaaaattttgttgcatttcttctaaattgtctatagtaaaatattacacgagcgtAGTatgcgaaagtaaataatacgccaaggggttaaaaaaaaatagagacTTACAAATGCCCTAACTCGTGGGCTACTGGTATAATACCACTGAAACCACCATTGTCTTCTGCTATTCCGACAGCTTCTGAAGTTTTTGTTGTACTGTTTCTATTGCATGCACCACGTACAAAAGCGTAACCTGTTAATGTTCATTTTCTGCGTTATACATATCCGTATATGGAAAGAATATTTGCATCGAATGTGCAtggtaattaaaagtaataattcaataataattaattcataataattaaagTATCTTCTAAAATTGAGATAGTATGGTATTAGTATGATAAAGGTATAATAAAACTTGTTCTTTGTTAGAATGGAAGTATGAGCTTTAAAAAACTAACTAAAAATATTAAGGAAACGGCATTATTACTGTTCAAAACAGATGATAtaggaaataaatatgtaaactttaaaataaattttattaatcgaaataaattcaatatattgtagATATTTATCAAGAAATGTTTTTCTTAGCACTGACTAAATATGTATTTACCTATTACCATAATATGTTTAGTAGtattttgatttgtttgtttatcattctttacttatttgtatttaagtggaaattaaaggtttataattgattaaaaaatgaagcgATAATTTTACTTACCTAATGTTTCAGGGTCGCATAAATATTCATCTAGTTTGTTGCATAAATTTAAACTGTAAAAGCCAAATTGTTTTACAGTGTAACTTACAGGATGAATACagtgtaaattattttgaactTTATTTTATCAGTAAAGTTTGTTCAATTACCGATCTTAAGTGcgtatattattaattcattgatCTAATATAGTTATTCATTTGTTGATATTGTGATTTTGATAAATTCTGCTTTATTTAATTAGATTCAAATAATTTCTGATGACTCACTGCGTTGTCGCCATTGCTATATCGTACATTTTCCATGGGAACCTTTTTTCTCTGTAAAAGTAAGTTGACATCCCAGTTAAAGCTTGATCAGCATCTACCAAGTTCGATTTAAGACGACTATTTTCAATGTATGGAACTGCTTTCATATCCTAtaacaaaattgataaaaaatcaattgtttaattatattttcttaatgcgatataaaaatgtagaaatatttctatacgaAGGTAATTCTACGAATGCTTTTTCTAAAATTACAagaagtgttaaatattgaatatatgttTGAGCACGTTTGAATTCATGGCAAGTTCATAGTGCTCAAATACATATTTCCATCCGTTTTTAACATAacgaaaattttgttatttatatttaacgtgTGAAACGTCTGAAAAAGTAAAtcagaaattaaatgaacacaTACCGTAGCTATAATGATACCGGCGATATTTAGTCGTATTTTTGGCTTCGTTAATGCACGGTACCGTAAGTCAACTCCATTCCAGAATGCAACAATATACCGTTTAGCTTGGTCAATGTTTCCGCCTAGAGATCTAAATTAAAAGTAGCATTCAAAGTAAAGAGGAGGATGCGTTTATAATACCGAAGTAAAAAGAAAACGGAAAGATAAGATGGATTAAATGGAGagatacatttttccatttttccaaacATCGTGCCATTATAAAAGATGAAACAGCTCTCATCATTTTCTTGTACGTTAAGCATTAAATGAGTCGTTCATTTGTCAAATTGATGAAgtccacaaaacaaaaattaaagaaatcggTGAAGAAAATCGTACGTCTTTGTTGCAGGCTCTAACTCGAATCGTTGGATAAATTAcagcataataataaataataatattgttgtatCTAGGATTTCAGCGTAGTTaaggagaaattatttaaaataatacttacGCGTACAAAGCGTAATCAACGACTATTAAGATTTCTGGATAGACCACGTCCGGAATCGGGTACATTTTATTCAATGGGTTTGTTAtctctaaaaaagtataataaaaatcagatttacataaaaataattccacagaaattgaataataatttatagtatctgattatttataagaataatataaaaacaagtaataataatatcataatataaaacgaatattataaacataggTAATTGAAAATACACAatgaatatacttttatacttaattattttataactgtgaaataaatttacttacGAAAACGTTCGTAATTCTTTTCCCGAATTTTTTCATAAACAATATGATGATAGGTGtacattaaattttccatttcagCCTCTTCATCAAAATGAAACTCAAAGAATCTTTCCTTTCCATATAAAAGATCAATAACACGTTGTGGTAAGGAACGAATGACAAAATTTGATGAGAGAAATCCATCCTAAAACAGTATCATACGAAACAAGaagtaaattattgttatacatTATCATGCGAACGTACCATACGTAAAAATGTCTATTATGAGAAAAATTGCTATTTCATTTGCTAAAATATGTAAACTTCTTTAGGTAAGCTAACATTAAGTGTCACACTTTTCTTTGCACATaagtttttgttttaaaattatggAAGTTTCGAAAAGTGACGTCAGCAAAACTTACAAAAGTGGGATATTTGTTTTTTGACGCAACTAAAACCGCCGCTTCTGATTTTTCGTCTTGCATTGGAGTTCCTATGTCCTGTAGTGcctaaaataattgtttttttacATTTACTACTCGTTCTACAAAATCTTCAGTTGTGGTGAAatcttaattatttctttcatatttttgcGTGTATTTTGAAAACTAAGGGTCTGAGATAAAATCTAAGTGTATAATGTAACCAAAAAGCGTTTGTTAAAGAAGCTTACTTTTGGTATGAGAGTGTAATGCAGTCCTTCTGGTGCTTGTTGATCTCCAGATCTAACAGTCCATAAAGGAGTATCTATGCTAGCAAGATATCCCTCAGTAGGATTTAAAGTGAGTTCAATATTGCGATTGAAGGTTTTCACGCGCATTTTTCTGGTACCATTTTTATGTATAGcatttgaagaatatagtatCGGTACAACTTCATAATTTGGTACTGAaagtaaaaatttttaaataaaaaaatgtcttaAAGACAGCTCAATAGTCTTCAACAATagtgataattttatttttagtgaCAAAACgggtaaaaacaatttttaaatattatttatttggtgAAATTTGTGTACTCGTAAAAATGTACATAGTCAGACATCATTCGTTTATAGCATATATTcaatcttaattaattattaatcatatatAAGTGAATTTAAAAAGCAGCAACATGTTACGATTGTAAGTTATATCTACATCTCTTTCTTCATATTTACGTTTAAAAAGAATAGATTGTAATAACTGTAGTATGGTAATAATTCAATGATGTATAGCTTCAATGTTTActtttaacttttttattttatacgtatTTTATATGTATGTTTCTGATTGTGTTTATGTAATAAttctatttgtatattaaacatACCAGAATCATGTGTAGTATGGAATATTCCCATCACTTCATCTGCAGTCATCAATTCATGAAGCTGGAAAacacaatacaaaatattccacaGAATACTTTCTGTTACTATTTTTGCCTTCGAggtttaacaaaaatattttgttcagtgtttttcaaacaattttataacTACATGCAAACTtgttatgaatattgaaaaatatactttaccCTATAGGAATGAATAAACGGAAAAACAGCCAAACAAAATGTGATAAACACATTCATTGTTGTAACAgttctgaaaatattacaaGACGACATTCATTTGAActattatagtaaaataattttgcgatattgaattacaaaaatgattaaaactaaTTTAGTCTCTTAAGTTGTatgtagtataatattttacttaactttagttattatatttttaataatgtttattaaatatttttacaaatgtttattaaactgtttaaaccTCTGGTTGTTGCTATAAACGTGGAAACTGCAATGTATTACTACAGCGATTtatgaaatggaaaatatactGAAGATTAACGATCGATTATAACCAAAGGACTTACTCAGttcgtttttttaaatggacattaaataaaactttaatgaataaaagctaaggaaaaatttatattttgtttcgttATATAAAAGctaaaatatgtaatacataCCTACCTTAGacggaaatataaaaattttacttgCCCAAAGAATAAAGTTGAATCGAATACGATAGAATTTAAGTTGAACTAAATATAACAGTGGGAGGTGATACACTTGTACACACATTGCATGGTTTTTGATGCACACGATCGTAAAAGGAATAAGATTTACATACATAAATCAATCTACTGAtacgtattatataattaataatacatttgtcTTGATATTCAATGTAGAGTAGCTTTCTACGTACACCTATCATGTTAATCAGTGGTTTACTGGATTAATGAAAATCGAgtgaaataatgttataatttgttatatacTTAGTACTAAATATTGGaagtaaattcatttaacgGAAATTAGgtaggaaaaattattttcaatttgagaattgaaaacaaaattattttcagtttgaaGAAACGGAAATATTACCAAAAGTTCAATTATGTTGGAAAACAATTGATAAAGCAGATAATGTAATGTCAACCacaaaattaatctttaaaattaTGAGATCAGTTGATGAAATCCTTTTGGTAAAAGAATGAAGACGAAGTTAAAAACTTAAGAAAAAAATGACGAGCAgattaagaaattgttaaacTATCAAAAATTATTCGTTgcctaaagaaaatattataaaattgatcattacatacttttaaaaatagatttcaCCAAACTATCTCTATAATAGCACCATACGAAGATGCATACA includes:
- the LOC116429455 gene encoding homologous-pairing protein 2 homolog gives rise to the protein MADVVLKYLKIQNRPYSINDIVSNLHNEYGKTAVQKIVDKLKAEGYIFEKVYGKQKIYCAVQDSNLDVEELMRIDKELQAHANEVESKYQELEKEIKVQEALLMSIKSSITIEEAKEQKEVLKESIKILTNKLDALMEASGTEDLTESKRKAEKALNEYSREYGKRKRLCTEIIDCILENYPHSKTELYEEIGIEAKIV
- the LOC116429433 gene encoding A disintegrin and metalloproteinase with thrombospondin motifs like is translated as MTADEVMGIFHTTHDSVPNYEVVPILYSSNAIHKNGTRKMRVKTFNRNIELTLNPTEGYLASIDTPLWTVRSGDQQAPEGLHYTLIPKALQDIGTPMQDEKSEAAVLVASKNKYPTFDGFLSSNFVIRSLPQRVIDLLYGKERFFEFHFDEEAEMENLMYTYHHIVYEKIREKNYERFQITNPLNKMYPIPDVVYPEILIVVDYALYASLGGNIDQAKRYIVAFWNGVDLRYRALTKPKIRLNIAGIIIATDMKAVPYIENSRLKSNLVDADQALTGMSTYFYREKRFPWKMYDIAMATTHLNLCNKLDEYLCDPETLGYAFVRGACNRNSTTKTSEAVGIAEDNGGFSGIIPVAHELGHLLGAHHDGTTNDTKKCPASDGYMMTGTLQLSENQFKWSICSIRALQKFLSEDTAKCLYDEPPKATAIRRLMPGKLMSLDSQCKKVYGGIACKENESEVCYRLECEVPDSNGVCAAVAAAAEGSSCGTNLICLDGQCVLEGTEVKHEKGIQRR